One Anoplopoma fimbria isolate UVic2021 breed Golden Eagle Sablefish chromosome 2, Afim_UVic_2022, whole genome shotgun sequence DNA window includes the following coding sequences:
- the marchf7 gene encoding E3 ubiquitin-protein ligase MARCH7, which produces MDSRSRRLPFCLPSSRPSYTSSPTVSSSSLGSSRLYSRETVLNNDRFPRASSAYKADLDHQSSRLLSSSRDYGSSDSRSTSWKLPSSLTSSSRSYDRPWAESSLSSRSKLTDTEERLGMRSGLLNVTDDGDSKRAKLSYSNRGLYSRTASSPVTGSTYSSSGLSSSRGTGAKPNDPCDSSWSSCRFLSRSSSSSSNPLLSRRELETKHEPGLSGLGERRLRTPGSASSLYQADRVTSTYAQGARPKESAYYPSFSSSSSSSSSSSAARESSLNRHLSPSTSQRSSPLVRDYTNRTTSRYSSTLHSSQEQTRSPDSPSNISSPYASYTSRYATPLPRPEATLPPRPAPEGGEPDGRSSTRRLLSRLFSRRSSQDSSSGSSSVRSLDDDSPSTESVDSDEGTRVSSVEAADPGGSESTLGSLRHHRADLAPIQENNDGYRSGLTQARTPSWREPAVGSSNSSSSSSGNGGGSSYSWLSSSLRGRCPPLLSRLRRHARGESAHTAAGLEEGQSRPQHLLRRWDDLEHKATEEDDDDDEEEEDEEEEEEEEEDDDEGAVGVEAFGAGHPRRLEDVALPELEDASAAFSPRRRVGVYNNILGSLGPLGAAESQLEKPVSSVDQEKLRKIKERLLLEDSDEDEGDLCRICQMGQESASNPLIKPCRCTGSLLYVHQDCIKRWLRSKIGSGTNLEAITTCELCKEKLRLNIDNFDIQELYRTHVQSEYDEFISSGLYLVVLLHFCEQRFSDVLGAVDAAGLFNLVRILHEHMDNLEIPHGESDDELRDNRPSIEFSDLDDDLEEEY; this is translated from the exons ATGGACTCCAGGTCTCGGAGACTTCCTTTTTGTCTGCCCAGCTCAAGGCCGTCCTACACATCCAGTCCGACGGTGTCCTCGTCATCACTCGGATCCAGCCGGTTGTACAGCAGGGAGACGGTGCTGAATAATGACCGCTTCCCGAGGGCGTCGTCGGCTTACAAGGCGGACCTGGACCACCAG AGTTCTCGCCTCCTGAGCTCGTCCAGAGACTACGGCAGCTCTGACAGTCGCTCCACCAGCTGGAAGTTGCCCTCCTCTCTGACATCCTCCAGTCGATCTTATGATCGCCCGTGGGCTGAATCCTCCCTCAGCAGCAGGAGCAAACTG acGGATACTGAGGAGAGGTTGGGGATGCGCTCCGGTCTATTGAACGTCACTGATGATGGCGATTCTAAAAGGGCCAAACTGTCGTACAGCAACAGAGGACTGTACTCCAGAACTGCCAGCAGCCCCGTTACAGGATCCACCTACTCCAGTTCTGGCCTTAGCAGTAGCAGAG GTACAGGTGCAAAACCAAACGACCCTTGCGATTCGTCGTGGAGCTCGTGCCGTTTTCTCTCGCggtcgtcctcttcctcctccaacCCGCTGCTGTCCAGGAGAGAGCTAGAGACCAAGCACGAGCCCGGGCTCTCAGGGTTGGGAGAAAGAAGGCTCAGGACTCCTGGATCGGCTTCCTCATTGT ATCAGGCAGACAGGGTGACCTCCACATATGCGCAGGGAGCTCGGCCTAAAGAGAGCGCCTACTatccctccttttcttcctcttcctcatcctcctcctcctcctccgctgctAGAGAAAGCTCCCTGAATCGCCACCTCTCACCTTCCACCTCCCAGCGCTCCTCTCCGCTGGTGCGCGACTACACCAACAGAACCACGTCCCGCTACTCATCCACCCTCCACTCATCTCAGGAACAAACAAGGAGCCCCGACTCCCCTTCAAATATCTCCTCCCCGTACGCCTCATACACCTCCAGGTACGCCACTCCACTGCCCAGGCCAGAGGCCACGCTCCCTCCAAGGCCGGCCCCCGAAGGCGGGGAGCCAGACGGCCGCAGCTCCACTCGACGCCTTTTGTCCCGTCTGTTTTCGCGGCGCTCCAGCCAAGACTCTTCCAGTGGGTCTTCCAGTGTTCGCTCCCTCGATGATGACAGCCCGTCCACCGAGTCTGTGGACAGCGACGAGGGGACCAGGGTGTCTAGTGTGGAGGCTGCTGACCCCGGAGGGTCGGAGTCGACCTTAGGTAGCCTCAGGCATCATAGAGCGGACCTGGCCCCTATCCAAGAGAACAACGATGGCTATCGTAGCGGCCTGACTCAGGCAAGAACGCCATCGTGGAGAGAGCCCGCCGTCGGCAGTAGtaatagcagcagcagcagcagcggcaacGGGGGAGGCAGCAGCTACTcctggctctcctcctccctccgcgGCCGctgccctcccctcctctctcgcCTCAGGAGACACGCTCGGGGCGAGAGTGCGCACACTGCTGCCGGCTTAGAAGAAGGCCAAAGCCGTCCGCAGCATTTACTGAGAAGGTGGGATGATCTCGAGCATAAAGCTacggaggaggatgatgatgatgatgaggaggaggaggatgaggaagaggaggaggaggaggaggaggatgatgatgaaggagCGGTTGGTGTAGAGGCCTTTGGAGCAGGTCATCCCCGCAGACTCGAGGATGTGGCGTTACCTGAGCTTGAAGATGCCTCGGCTGCATTTTCTCCACGCCGCAGAGTTGGAGTTTACAACAACATTTTGGGTTCTTTGGGGCCCCTCggtgctgctgagagccagctGGAGAAACCCGTCTCCAGTGTGGATCAGGAGAAGCTGCGCAAGATCAAGGAGAG ACTGCTGCTGGAGGATTCTGACGAGGACGAAGGCGACCTGTGCCGTATCTGCCAGATGGGGCAGGAATCTGCTTCCAACCCCCTGATCAAGCCGTGCCGCTGTACAGGCAGTCTGCTGTACGTCCACCAGGACTGCATCAAGAGGTGGCTCCGCTCCAAAATCGGCTCAG GCACAAACCTCGAGGCCATCACAACATGCGAACTCTGCAAGGAGAAACTGCGTTTGAACATAGACAACTTTGACATACAGGAGTTATACAGGACCCATGTCCAA TCAGAATATGACGAGTTCATCAGCAGCGGCCTTTAtctggtggtgctgctgcatTTCTGTGAGCAGAGGTTCTCCGATGTCCTCGGAGCAGTCGATGCCGCTGgg TTATTCAACCTGGTGAGAATTCTTCATGAACACATGGACAACCTTGAAA TTCCCCACGGGGAAAGTGACGACGAGCTGCGAGACAACAGACCGTCTATCGAGTTCTCTGACCTGGACGACGATCTGGAAGAGGAGTACTAA